Genomic window (Kangiella profundi):
AAGTTCCAAATCTAGAGTCTATCCTTGCAGAACAAAATGTCGAGACAGCAGGTATTTATCCGATGGTACGCGGCCGGGTTACTGGCCTCAATGGTAAGCCTATTGAAGAAGCTGTGTCCGAAGAAGCACAGAATGATGGATCATTGCGTCGAGAGCTGAATCTTACCTGGGTCGAAGAAGTTCCTGATGCGAACACTGTTGTAAAAGGTGAGTGGTGGAACAATCCTGAACAGCAACCCGATGAAAATGGCGCTTATCAGCTATCCATTGATCAAAACCTGGCAGGGCGCTTGGGTGTTGATATTGGAGACGTGTTTGAGTTTTCGATTGGTGGCGTGGATGTAAAGGGTAAAATCACCAGTTTCCGCGAAATCCAGTGGGATTCTTTTCAGCCGAATTTCTTTATGATTTTTGAGCCTGGTGCGTTGAATGAAAATATGGCGACCTATATCACCAGTTTTTATTTACCAGCGGAAAAGAAGCCTACATTGAACACAATTCTGCGCGAAATGCCGACGGTAACTATTATCGAACTCGATGCGATTATGGAGCAGGTGCAGACCATTCTGGATCAGGTTACAGCAGCGGTTGAGTTTATTATGTTGTTTGTACTGCTGGCTGGTATTGCAGTGCTGTATGCAGTGCTGCAGGCCAGTAAAGAGGAACGGGTTTTATCATCAACTCTGCTCAAGACATTAGGCGCACAAACCAAGTTTATTCGCATGACCTTGCTATCCGAACTGGCATTACTTGGCATCTTCTCCGGAATTCTTGGCGTGATTGGTGGGGAAGTGTTAGTCTTCGTGCTGTATCAGGAAGCTCTGGATATTGAGCCAGTTCTGCATCCCTGGTTCTGGTTATGGGTGCCATTAATTGCCGTGGCGTTTATCTGCCTGGCTGGTTGGTGGGGCCTCAAAAGTCTACTCAAACAACCCGCACACCAGGTTTTGAGGCAATTGTAAAATTACGAGACAAAGCTGTCTTTTCGACAAGGCTTTTAAAAAAAGTCTAGACAGTGACCATTAAAGATTGTTAATAATAAAAAAGGAATGGGCAGGGTTTATCTCTGCCCTTTGACCAACTTATATAATTAACTCATTGATAAAAAACGAGTTTTGGAACTTTTATGGGAAAATCTTTGGTTATAGTGGAGTCGCCTGCAAAAGCGAAAACCATTAATAAATACCTGGGAAAAGACTTTATCGTCAAATCGAGTATCGGTCACATTCGTGATTTGCCCACCGGATCGCAAAATAAAAAACCGGTGGACGCCAAAGAAAGAGCCAGAAAGGCAGCTGCGACGCGTAAGCTCTCCCCGAAAGAAAAAGCTAAACAAAAAGCGCTGAAAGAAAAAACGGCGCTTTTTGCACGTATGGGTATTAACCCAGAGAAGAGTTGGGAGGCGCAGTACGAAGTGCTTCCCGGAAAAGAAAAAGTTCTCAATGAATTAAAGAAGCTCGCTAAAGATGCCGACACTATCTATCTGGCAACGGATTTGGATAGAGAAGGGGAAGCCATCGCTTGGCACTTGCGCGAATTATTAGACGGCGATGAGAGTCGCTTTAAGCGCGTGGTCTTTAACGAGATTACCAAAAAAGCCATTCAGCAAGCGTTTTCAAAGCCTGGTGAGCTGGATATGAATTATGTCAATGCACAACAGGCTAGACGTTTTCTGGATCGCGTTGTGGGCTTCATGGTATCGCCATTGCTATGGCGTAAAATTTCTCGTGGTCTTTCCGCTGGCCGCGTTCAGTCTGTTGCAGTAAGGCTGCTGGTTGAACGTGAGCGTGAAATTCGTGCGTTTATTCCCGAAGAGTATTGGGATATTCACGCGAATACCTTAACGCAGTCCAAAGATGATTTACGCCTGCAGGTCAATAAATACCAAGGCAAAAACTTCCGTCCAAACAGTGAAGAAGAGACCAACAAGGCGCTTGAAGTTCTTAAGTCGTCAGACTACAAAGTGGTTACTCGTGAAGATAAACCACAAAAAAGCAAAGCCCCAAAACCTTTTATCACATCAACCCTTCAGCAGGCTGCCAGTACCAGGCTAGGCTTTGGGGTCAAGAAAACCATGATGATGGCTCAGCGTTTATATGAAGCTGGCTATATCACTTACATGCGTACTGATTCGACTAACTTGAGTGGGGATGCGGTTGAAGCCTGTCGCGATTACATCAAAACCAATATCGGTAAAGAATACCTACCGAAAGAGGCCAACAGTTACAGTAGCAAAGAAGGGGCTCAGGAAGCTCACGAAGCGATTCGTCCATCAGATGTTGCTAAGAAAGTTGGTCATCTCAATGGCATGGAAAAAGACGCAGAGCGTTTGTATGACCTTATCTGGCGTCAGTTTGTCGCCTGCCAGATGTTGCCAGCAGAATTTGATGTAACCAGTTTGAAAGTTCAGGCTGGTGATTACGAACTAAAAGCACGCGGTCGTGTGATGCGTTTTGACGGTTGGACCAAAGTCCTTCCGATGCAAAAGAAAAATGCTGAAGATGAAGAATTGCCGAATGTAAAAGAAGGCGAAATGCTTGAACTTAAAAAGCTTGAGCCCAAGCAGCACTTCACAAAACCGCCTGCACGTTATTCAGAGGCGG
Coding sequences:
- the topA gene encoding type I DNA topoisomerase, with the protein product MGKSLVIVESPAKAKTINKYLGKDFIVKSSIGHIRDLPTGSQNKKPVDAKERARKAAATRKLSPKEKAKQKALKEKTALFARMGINPEKSWEAQYEVLPGKEKVLNELKKLAKDADTIYLATDLDREGEAIAWHLRELLDGDESRFKRVVFNEITKKAIQQAFSKPGELDMNYVNAQQARRFLDRVVGFMVSPLLWRKISRGLSAGRVQSVAVRLLVEREREIRAFIPEEYWDIHANTLTQSKDDLRLQVNKYQGKNFRPNSEEETNKALEVLKSSDYKVVTREDKPQKSKAPKPFITSTLQQAASTRLGFGVKKTMMMAQRLYEAGYITYMRTDSTNLSGDAVEACRDYIKTNIGKEYLPKEANSYSSKEGAQEAHEAIRPSDVAKKVGHLNGMEKDAERLYDLIWRQFVACQMLPAEFDVTSLKVQAGDYELKARGRVMRFDGWTKVLPMQKKNAEDEELPNVKEGEMLELKKLEPKQHFTKPPARYSEAALVKELEKRGIGRPSTYASIISTIQDRGYVRLENRRFYAQKIGEIVTERLVESFNDLLDYSFTATMEKHLDDIASGRQNWKVTLDEFYDEFSKQLKKADEEEADGGMRRNEAVETDILCDKCKTNHMAIRNASTGVFLGCMGYSLPPKERCKNTVNLIPGEEFIAADEEEEARYLHDKKRCKKCNSTMDDYLVDENTKLYICGNNPDCDGYEIEKGEFKIKGYDGPVLECDKCGSEMQLKTGRFGKYFDCTNEDCKNTRKLLKNGQPAPPKADPIPMPDLQCEKVDDHYVLRDGAAGIFLAASKFPRNRETRAPAVDELITVKDKLDPKYKFLAEAPLKDPDGNRTFVKFSRKTGQQYVAGVKDDGKASGWTAFYENGKWVPQK